The Apium graveolens cultivar Ventura unplaced genomic scaffold, ASM990537v1 ctg4042, whole genome shotgun sequence genome has a window encoding:
- the LOC141701549 gene encoding uncharacterized protein LOC141701549 has product MDGAVNNNESGARVVLITPEGHRLMSAIHFKFYATNNDAEYEALINGLKLALEVGAVNLIVQSDSELVVNQVNRGFQSRGPRTELYMRCAQRPLKKISNARLESVLREENSNADALAKMGSQMDSVQLG; this is encoded by the coding sequence ATGGATGGGGCAGTGAACAACAATGAGTCAGGTGCCAGGGTTGTCTTGATCACGCCGGAGGGGCACCGTTTGATGAGTGCTATCCACTTCAAGTTTTATGCTACTAACAATGATGctgaatatgaagccctgatcaACGGTCTGAAATTAGCTCTAGAGGTAGGGGCCGTGAATCTGATAGTTCAGAGTGATTCCGAATTAGTTGTGAACCAGGTCAACAGAGGATTCCAATCCCGGGGACCGCGAACGGAGCTATATATGAGATGTGCGCAACGCCCACTGAAAAAAATTTCAAACGCCAGGCTAGAAAGTGTTCTGCGAGAAGAAAATAGTAATGCAGATGCTTTGGCCAAGATGGGTTCACAGATGGACAGCGTTCAACTTGGGTAA